The Sphingobacterium bambusae genome includes a window with the following:
- a CDS encoding glycoside hydrolase family 10 protein, whose amino-acid sequence MNLKPIKSAAALTLVASVLLFSCASRKNRKKAKELKSPAVELVLADTAKLDKPLSAVTPPVVTRAKPAADAPIEAPLRVELPTVSREFRGAWVATVANINWPTKGNYNTESQKQEAIELLDFLKDNNFNAVIFQVRPSGDALYDSPYEPWSYFLTGTTGKRPAPYYDPLTFWVEEAHKRGLELHVWLNPYRAHHSSGGAVGSESMVRKAPEMVLRLRNGMYWFDPANPKTQDHAAKVVMDIVKRYDIDGVHFDDYFYPYAEYNGGADFPDDASWSAYRGSGGKLSRGDWRRDNVNRFIERVYKGIKAEKNYVKFGISPFGIWKPGYPAGITGSSQYDELYADAKLWLNRGWIDYFTPQLYWPIDPARQSFTALLRWWESENTQKRHVWPGLNTVEVRSPNRPQEIVRQIEATRQLIPNSVGAAHWSIAGLTKSPNMVRALKDGPYHSKALIPRTPWLQVNPLLAPTLILTSEKSSVFAKWLHKQPDQVFQWVAYAQYGDVWEYEILDGRQSERSFPKMKNGRELRAIAIKAIDRLSNESEYVAKRAI is encoded by the coding sequence ATGAATTTGAAACCGATAAAAAGTGCAGCAGCTTTGACCCTTGTGGCATCTGTACTGCTGTTTTCTTGTGCATCGCGTAAGAATAGAAAAAAGGCAAAGGAGCTGAAGTCTCCTGCTGTCGAGCTTGTGCTAGCGGATACCGCGAAATTGGATAAGCCATTGTCTGCGGTCACGCCTCCAGTCGTGACACGGGCGAAGCCCGCGGCAGACGCCCCTATTGAAGCCCCCTTGCGTGTAGAACTGCCGACGGTGAGCCGTGAGTTCCGCGGGGCTTGGGTTGCTACGGTCGCCAATATCAATTGGCCCACGAAAGGTAATTACAACACGGAATCTCAAAAACAGGAAGCTATTGAGTTGCTTGACTTCCTAAAAGATAATAATTTTAATGCCGTTATTTTTCAGGTTAGACCATCCGGAGATGCCCTGTATGATAGTCCTTATGAACCATGGTCCTATTTTTTGACGGGCACAACCGGTAAGCGTCCTGCTCCTTACTATGACCCATTGACATTTTGGGTAGAGGAAGCGCATAAAAGAGGCTTGGAGCTTCATGTGTGGTTAAATCCATATCGCGCTCACCATTCTAGTGGAGGAGCGGTTGGTAGCGAGTCAATGGTACGCAAGGCTCCCGAGATGGTGCTGCGGCTGCGCAACGGGATGTATTGGTTCGATCCGGCAAATCCTAAAACACAAGACCACGCGGCAAAAGTGGTCATGGATATTGTGAAACGCTACGATATTGATGGGGTGCACTTTGATGACTACTTCTATCCCTACGCCGAGTATAATGGTGGAGCTGACTTCCCTGATGACGCATCGTGGAGTGCCTACCGTGGCTCCGGAGGCAAACTTTCGCGAGGCGATTGGCGTAGAGATAATGTGAATCGCTTTATCGAAAGGGTATATAAAGGCATTAAGGCCGAAAAAAACTACGTGAAATTCGGAATCAGTCCTTTTGGTATCTGGAAGCCTGGCTATCCGGCCGGAATCACGGGTTCTTCGCAATATGATGAGTTGTATGCCGACGCTAAACTATGGTTGAATCGTGGGTGGATCGATTATTTTACCCCACAGCTTTACTGGCCGATTGATCCGGCGCGGCAGAGCTTTACAGCACTTTTGCGCTGGTGGGAGTCCGAAAATACGCAAAAGAGGCATGTGTGGCCAGGCTTGAATACGGTGGAAGTGCGCTCGCCAAATCGGCCGCAGGAAATCGTTCGCCAAATAGAGGCCACCCGGCAGCTTATCCCCAACAGTGTGGGCGCCGCACATTGGAGTATTGCGGGCTTGACCAAAAGTCCCAATATGGTGCGCGCGTTGAAAGACGGACCCTACCATAGCAAAGCCCTAATACCGAGGACGCCGTGGTTGCAGGTTAATCCGCTATTGGCACCTACATTGATCTTGACCTCCGAGAAGAGTAGCGTATTTGCAAAATGGCTACACAAACAGCCTGATCAGGTTTTTCAATGGGTAGCATATGCGCAGTATGGCGATGTGTGGGAATATGAGATCCTTGATGGCAGGCAGAGCGAAAGAAGCTTTCCGAAAATGAAAAACGGCCGAGAACTAAGGGCTATTGCGATAAAGGCCATAGATCGTTTAAGCAATGAGAGTGAGTATGTTGCTAAAAGAGCAATTTAG
- a CDS encoding N-acetylmuramoyl-L-alanine amidase → MGKRIVGFFVFFVWWVLSFQLRAQERPTIVQRPITWNSTREDLSLSYLEQRHGIKSASVEIVPKMVVVHWTDVLSVSKTIRTFDPVQLPGRPGLKKASLLNVSAQFVIGRDGTIFQLLPETTFARHTIGLNYCAIGIENIGSARYPLTEAQLKANTALIKYLMSKYDIQYVIGHHEYQAFQGTEWWKETDPGYFTKKSDPGNAFMEQLRLNLGMQQSIVAK, encoded by the coding sequence ATGGGTAAGCGGATTGTAGGATTTTTTGTGTTTTTTGTTTGGTGGGTTCTGTCTTTTCAACTGCGGGCGCAGGAACGCCCTACTATCGTGCAGCGTCCGATTACTTGGAATAGCACACGTGAAGATCTTTCGCTGTCCTATCTGGAACAGCGTCATGGCATCAAAAGCGCTTCGGTGGAGATCGTTCCAAAGATGGTGGTGGTGCACTGGACGGATGTGCTTTCTGTAAGTAAAACCATCCGTACCTTTGATCCGGTGCAGCTTCCGGGAAGGCCCGGCCTCAAGAAAGCTAGTCTGCTAAATGTTTCTGCACAGTTTGTTATTGGACGAGATGGTACGATTTTTCAGCTCCTTCCCGAAACAACTTTCGCTCGCCATACAATAGGTCTCAACTATTGTGCTATTGGGATAGAAAATATAGGGTCTGCCCGTTATCCGCTAACCGAAGCGCAGCTCAAAGCCAATACAGCCTTGATCAAATATTTGATGTCGAAGTATGATATTCAGTATGTCATCGGGCATCACGAGTATCAAGCCTTTCAAGGAACCGAATGGTGGAAAGAAACCGACCCCGGTTATTTTACCAAGAAATCTGATCCAGGGAATGCTTTTATGGAACAGCTTCGTTTGAACTTGGGCATGCAGCAGTCGATTGTGGCGAAGTAG
- a CDS encoding SusC/RagA family TonB-linked outer membrane protein yields MNKALLVAVALGGVIQGAYAGIVPEIFGTSYHASPKGNFPNQIEVSGIVRDASGPVAGVTVTVVGTSAVAQTDQNGAFSISAASGNTLRFSAIGYKSKDVSVEGSTANVLLENDDTSLDEVIVTALGIKREKKALGYAAQDINADELMKNKNPNIINSLNGKIAGVNVTNSGGAPGASSNIVIRGGTSLERDNQPLFVIDGVPMDNSTGQGDNSAFDGNTNISTTNGNRALDLNPEDIESISVLKGPSAAALYGLRAASGAVVITTKKGKDGATQASISSRFGTNWVNKLPEQQTLYGQGSYYNGSLVEQTFESWGDPIAAGELRYNNLRDFYETATSYDNSFNISGGSAKGNFFLSGSNIYQTGVVPTTDFNRSTVRFNGEQKLGRVTVGANASYAMSDTRKTLTGSGLWGAGGNGYMEGVLIWPGNANMKDYLNPDGSNKLLLPEVALENNMDNPYWLINKNPQNDKTDRIIGNIYTNINVADWFDITYRLGIDNFTTQFNSLVSEGSSVKLAWQQGMMSNTDRKYQYLNSNLMLNFKKQVNDWDFGLLLGTTAEDTKIKSTSVRGEGFVIKGFESIENFDQTDKYYAQVFNDKRLVGVYGDLRIGYKNYAYLNFTGRNDWSSTLPIANRSFFYPSVSGSFIFTELLAKNDFLTFGKLRASWASVGKDATPYVTNTYLFGPELTIGGGFRNHWTRGNNQLQPEKTNAFEVGTDLRFLKDRLGLEFTYYQTNSINQILQPRVSNATGYILTYYNIGELNNKGIELTLNATPIKRENFTWNTALNLSHNTGRVAELIGGLDILYVTDVQVGTGKAASYNDGDFMALSGSVWQTDDDGNLLLDYATGRPLTTNTTTTYVGNREPDFIGGWNNSFTYKNWDLSFLFDFRKGGDVYNASEYLMTVYGTGQKTGQRGETLQFTGRALNPETQQYETITRDVVADEAFYKDVYTKHTPNFIENVNWFRLRSVSLSYSLNTEYLKRSKFIKGATFNATGNNLWLLTNYSGVDPETSAAGAGVVGSGSVGVDYAGVPATAGFTVGVNLKF; encoded by the coding sequence ATGAATAAAGCTTTACTCGTAGCAGTTGCTTTGGGAGGTGTGATACAAGGTGCCTATGCAGGCATTGTTCCAGAGATATTTGGGACAAGTTATCATGCATCGCCCAAAGGTAACTTTCCTAATCAAATTGAGGTTTCCGGAATCGTACGTGATGCTTCTGGACCCGTAGCTGGTGTAACTGTAACGGTGGTCGGTACCTCCGCCGTCGCACAGACCGATCAGAACGGAGCCTTCTCCATTTCGGCAGCATCAGGCAACACACTGCGCTTTTCTGCAATCGGCTACAAATCCAAGGATGTGTCCGTCGAGGGTTCGACCGCAAACGTGCTGTTGGAAAATGATGATACCTCGTTGGATGAGGTGATTGTCACAGCCCTAGGCATAAAACGGGAGAAAAAGGCACTGGGATATGCTGCGCAGGATATTAATGCTGATGAGCTTATGAAAAATAAGAATCCAAATATTATTAATTCGTTGAACGGAAAAATTGCTGGTGTGAATGTTACAAATTCCGGCGGCGCGCCAGGAGCCTCTTCTAATATCGTGATTCGTGGTGGAACTTCTTTGGAGCGCGATAACCAACCTCTTTTTGTTATCGATGGTGTTCCCATGGATAATTCAACTGGGCAAGGAGATAACTCCGCATTTGATGGAAATACCAATATTTCAACGACTAATGGAAACCGAGCGCTCGATCTGAATCCTGAAGACATAGAATCGATCTCCGTTTTGAAAGGGCCATCTGCTGCTGCGCTTTATGGATTGCGAGCTGCTTCTGGAGCTGTGGTTATTACAACGAAGAAGGGTAAAGATGGAGCTACACAGGCATCTATCAGCTCCCGATTTGGAACGAATTGGGTGAATAAGCTTCCCGAGCAGCAAACGTTATATGGTCAAGGGTCCTATTACAATGGATCTCTCGTCGAGCAAACCTTTGAGTCTTGGGGAGATCCCATTGCAGCTGGAGAACTGCGCTATAACAATTTGCGCGACTTTTATGAAACAGCAACTTCCTACGACAATTCTTTTAACATTTCTGGTGGATCGGCAAAAGGGAATTTCTTTTTATCGGGATCTAACATATATCAAACTGGTGTGGTTCCAACGACAGATTTTAATCGATCGACTGTTAGATTCAATGGTGAGCAGAAGCTTGGACGTGTTACCGTCGGCGCAAATGCTTCGTATGCTATGAGTGATACACGTAAAACACTAACCGGATCTGGGCTGTGGGGGGCAGGAGGAAATGGCTATATGGAAGGCGTCCTGATTTGGCCGGGCAATGCGAATATGAAAGATTATTTAAATCCAGATGGTTCCAATAAGCTTCTACTCCCGGAAGTAGCTTTAGAAAATAATATGGATAATCCTTATTGGTTAATTAATAAGAATCCTCAAAATGACAAGACGGATCGGATCATTGGAAATATTTATACCAATATTAATGTTGCGGATTGGTTTGATATTACATATAGACTCGGTATAGATAATTTTACTACGCAGTTTAATTCATTGGTGTCTGAAGGTTCGAGTGTGAAATTGGCATGGCAACAGGGGATGATGTCGAATACGGATAGAAAATACCAATACCTGAATAGCAATTTGATGTTGAATTTCAAGAAGCAAGTGAACGATTGGGACTTTGGTCTTTTGCTGGGTACGACTGCTGAGGATACAAAAATCAAATCTACATCCGTGAGAGGTGAGGGGTTTGTCATTAAAGGATTCGAGAGCATTGAAAATTTTGATCAAACGGATAAGTATTATGCACAGGTATTTAATGACAAGAGATTAGTCGGTGTATATGGTGATTTAAGGATCGGGTATAAAAACTATGCTTACTTGAACTTTACAGGGAGAAATGACTGGTCTTCCACTTTACCAATAGCGAATAGATCATTCTTCTACCCATCGGTTTCAGGATCATTTATTTTTACAGAATTATTGGCAAAGAACGATTTCTTGACATTTGGTAAGTTACGAGCGTCATGGGCTTCGGTAGGCAAGGATGCTACTCCTTACGTTACCAATACTTACCTTTTTGGCCCGGAATTAACGATAGGCGGAGGATTTAGAAATCACTGGACAAGAGGGAATAACCAGTTGCAACCAGAAAAAACTAACGCTTTCGAGGTAGGAACTGATTTACGTTTCTTAAAAGATCGCTTGGGCTTGGAGTTTACCTATTATCAAACAAATTCAATCAACCAAATTTTACAACCAAGAGTTTCCAATGCTACGGGCTATATCTTGACATACTACAATATTGGGGAGCTGAACAATAAAGGTATTGAGTTGACTTTAAATGCGACACCCATAAAAAGGGAAAATTTCACTTGGAATACGGCATTGAATCTATCGCACAATACGGGTAGGGTGGCTGAATTGATAGGCGGATTGGATATTTTATATGTCACCGATGTGCAGGTAGGAACTGGTAAAGCTGCATCTTATAATGACGGAGATTTTATGGCTTTGAGTGGTTCCGTTTGGCAAACAGATGATGATGGAAATCTTTTGCTAGACTACGCGACAGGAAGACCACTGACAACCAATACAACGACGACTTATGTAGGAAACAGAGAGCCTGATTTTATTGGCGGATGGAACAACTCCTTCACATATAAAAATTGGGATCTTTCGTTTTTATTTGATTTTCGTAAAGGAGGTGATGTCTATAACGCATCGGAATATTTGATGACCGTGTATGGTACAGGCCAAAAGACTGGACAGCGAGGAGAGACGTTGCAGTTTACAGGCCGTGCATTGAATCCTGAGACGCAGCAATATGAGACGATTACGAGAGATGTTGTGGCAGATGAGGCATTTTATAAAGATGTATACACAAAGCACACACCAAATTTTATAGAAAATGTCAATTGGTTCAGATTACGCTCTGTTTCGTTGAGTTATTCGTTAAACACGGAATATCTCAAAAGAAGCAAGTTTATCAAGGGGGCAACCTTTAATGCTACGGGGAACAATCTTTGGCTGCTTACGAACTATTCAGGTGTAGATCCTGAGACTAGCGCTGCAGGAGCTGGCGTTGTCGGTTCTGGCTCTGTGGGTGTTGATTACGCGGGAGTTCCCGCAACAGCCGGATTTACGGTAGGTGTTAACTTAAAATTTTAG
- a CDS encoding SusD/RagB family nutrient-binding outer membrane lipoprotein, whose product MKKILYLLAILGSFFLEGCNKWLDINNNPNSANSTVPLPEQRLPSILAQFADGYESAGTRAVHVTHQLANVYGATTRNYLLTRWYSDAAAANWPWQAWYVNTAVNIQPMIEAAEKLEAYHYVGVGKIMKAWGFGYLADFYGILPYREFDNPEIITPAFDDAEYVYSQVIPLLDEAVVDLQKTQGVAAPDLSLGDTYNRGNVDNWIKLAYGLKARFLSHLNKKSVYDEDAILQALQNAPQTAEESTIFQYIDQTETTTSTAQSALQYVNTSASTRLSKMYLDYILNRYTGAPTGGQDMQDPRFQLLVPHAQEPDGTLRPSIGVDFSSDVVLTGPVAYSYSPTTNKFSNKDSVYVQLREAVAANGRVLSTGTWYNHKDSKGLLLTGAEMKFIEAEVRFRKGESALALAAYKEGIRIHMQIMDIAANDISGFLASSSVIQNASSLTLSHIMIQKYIALSYSPEQWVDMRRLNFCTDASGNYNELTGVYKGYKRPVHVYTEAYPSATDWPRRFAMATYEVNYNSQQLRLAAPTFDLPTYINEPIWWDKED is encoded by the coding sequence ATGAAGAAGATATTATACCTTTTGGCCATATTGGGCAGTTTTTTTCTGGAAGGCTGTAACAAATGGTTGGATATTAATAATAATCCCAATAGCGCAAATTCGACTGTTCCTTTACCGGAGCAACGTCTGCCTTCCATACTTGCTCAATTTGCGGATGGGTACGAAAGTGCGGGTACAAGAGCTGTCCATGTGACCCATCAATTAGCAAATGTTTATGGGGCAACTACGCGCAACTACTTGCTTACACGGTGGTACTCCGACGCCGCTGCTGCGAATTGGCCTTGGCAAGCTTGGTATGTAAATACCGCGGTAAACATTCAGCCTATGATAGAGGCTGCCGAAAAATTGGAGGCTTATCACTATGTTGGTGTGGGCAAGATCATGAAGGCATGGGGCTTTGGGTATTTGGCTGACTTTTACGGTATACTACCTTATCGGGAGTTCGATAATCCAGAGATTATCACGCCGGCGTTTGATGATGCTGAGTATGTTTACAGTCAAGTTATTCCGCTTTTGGATGAGGCGGTTGTAGATCTTCAAAAAACGCAAGGTGTTGCTGCGCCAGATTTGTCTCTAGGAGACACCTATAACCGAGGTAATGTGGACAACTGGATTAAGCTTGCTTATGGTTTAAAAGCTAGGTTCTTGTCCCATCTCAACAAAAAATCCGTTTACGATGAAGATGCCATTTTACAGGCGTTGCAGAACGCTCCTCAGACAGCGGAAGAATCTACTATTTTCCAATATATTGATCAAACGGAAACGACAACTTCTACAGCTCAATCTGCTCTACAATATGTGAATACATCTGCATCGACTAGATTATCGAAAATGTATTTGGACTACATATTAAATAGATATACCGGTGCGCCAACAGGGGGACAAGATATGCAAGATCCCCGTTTTCAACTTTTGGTTCCGCATGCTCAAGAACCTGATGGAACACTACGGCCATCTATTGGGGTGGATTTTTCCTCAGATGTGGTCTTAACCGGGCCGGTAGCTTATAGTTATTCTCCAACGACCAATAAATTTAGCAATAAAGATTCTGTGTACGTACAATTGCGCGAGGCAGTAGCGGCAAATGGAAGGGTTTTGTCAACGGGAACTTGGTATAACCATAAAGACTCAAAAGGTTTGTTGTTGACTGGCGCCGAGATGAAATTTATTGAAGCGGAAGTTCGTTTTCGAAAGGGTGAGTCGGCTCTTGCCTTAGCGGCTTACAAAGAGGGGATTCGTATTCATATGCAAATCATGGATATTGCTGCGAATGATATAAGTGGCTTCCTAGCAAGTTCTTCTGTCATTCAGAACGCTTCTTCATTGACGTTGAGTCATATCATGATTCAGAAATATATCGCGTTATCTTATTCTCCAGAACAATGGGTGGATATGCGTCGGTTAAACTTTTGTACAGATGCGTCCGGCAATTATAATGAGTTGACAGGTGTATACAAAGGTTATAAGCGGCCTGTACATGTATATACCGAGGCCTATCCTTCAGCAACAGATTGGCCTCGTCGTTTCGCTATGGCAACCTATGAAGTGAATTATAATAGTCAGCAATTGCGCTTGGCTGCTCCTACATTTGATTTACCAACTTATATCAACGAACCGATATGGTGGGATAAGGAAGACTAG
- a CDS encoding exo-beta-N-acetylmuramidase NamZ family protein — protein MKRIIVGCAVLALFFTSCSANNRQNTEGAVNVDSAMDTARAEILPGADQLQAYLPLLKAKKVGLMGNQTSIVGAEKEHLVDVLFKEKVDLKFAFAPEHGFRGEVERGEKVSNEVDTKTGLPLFTLYGGNEKQDSIVKSIDVMIFDLQDVGARFYTYITSLHRVMELCVKHGKELIVLDRPNPCGDQVDGPVRQDNKFKSNVSFHKIAMVHGLTVGELAKMINGEQWLENGKQCALTVIPVQHWDHKVRYELPVVPSPSLPNHLSIRLYSSLCLFEATDISIGRGTDWPFQVIGYSDPVYGDFTFTPGEKSGMTKHVEGKGEMLYGVDLRKLDADKQRFTLQYVLDFYKKMPDKGKFFARPEFFDKLAGTDQLRKMILAGKSEAEIRDSWKSDLADYRVMRKKYLLYPDFE, from the coding sequence ATGAAAAGAATAATTGTTGGATGTGCTGTTCTAGCGCTGTTCTTCACATCATGTTCAGCCAATAATCGGCAAAATACCGAAGGTGCAGTCAATGTTGATAGCGCTATGGATACGGCTAGAGCCGAGATTTTGCCTGGTGCCGATCAGCTGCAGGCTTACCTACCATTGTTGAAAGCAAAAAAAGTCGGCTTGATGGGGAATCAGACGTCTATCGTCGGCGCTGAAAAAGAGCATTTGGTGGACGTGTTGTTCAAAGAGAAGGTAGATCTTAAATTTGCCTTTGCGCCAGAACACGGTTTCCGTGGTGAGGTAGAGCGTGGTGAGAAGGTCAGCAATGAGGTGGATACAAAGACAGGTTTGCCGCTTTTTACTTTATATGGAGGAAATGAAAAGCAAGACTCGATTGTAAAGTCGATTGATGTGATGATTTTCGATCTGCAGGATGTTGGTGCACGCTTCTATACCTATATCACTTCGCTACATCGCGTGATGGAGTTGTGTGTAAAACATGGTAAGGAATTGATTGTCTTGGATAGACCTAACCCATGCGGCGACCAAGTGGATGGTCCTGTTCGTCAGGATAATAAGTTCAAATCAAACGTTTCTTTCCATAAGATTGCCATGGTACACGGCCTTACCGTAGGAGAATTGGCAAAAATGATTAATGGTGAGCAATGGCTGGAAAACGGAAAGCAATGTGCACTAACGGTCATTCCGGTTCAACATTGGGATCATAAGGTTCGCTACGAGTTGCCGGTTGTTCCCTCGCCAAGCTTGCCAAACCATCTGTCGATCCGTCTCTATTCGTCTTTGTGCCTGTTTGAAGCAACAGATATATCTATTGGTCGTGGAACAGATTGGCCTTTTCAAGTGATTGGTTACAGCGATCCCGTGTATGGTGACTTCACGTTTACTCCTGGAGAGAAATCCGGCATGACCAAGCATGTAGAAGGTAAAGGGGAGATGTTATATGGTGTTGACCTGCGTAAGCTGGATGCCGATAAACAAAGATTTACCTTGCAATATGTATTAGATTTCTATAAAAAGATGCCAGATAAGGGGAAGTTCTTTGCGCGACCGGAATTCTTTGATAAACTCGCTGGAACAGACCAGCTTCGCAAGATGATTCTTGCGGGAAAAAGTGAGGCCGAGATACGGGATAGTTGGAAGTCTGATCTGGCAGATTATAGGGTAATGCGCAAAAAATACTTGCTTTATCCCGATTTTGAATAA